GAACTTCAAAGGGGTGAAGGGTGCGACGTTTGATCGAGTATTGCTCGCACCCACTGCCAATATCGAAAGCTTCATCAAGAAGGGCACAGCTTTGGAGGCTACGGCTGCTGCGGCGTTCTATGTCGCGGCGACGCGAGCTCGACAAAGTCTGGCCATCGTTATCGATAAGGTTGGTACATCCACGCTACCCGTATGGACTCCATCGCCTTGAGATCTCACGAGCCGGAGGTCGCCAGGCTTTGCAGCACGTTGCAGAGCCGTCCTTTGCCGCAGTGTGAGACTGTCTACTTATCGTATCTAGGAGGTAGGGGGCAGTCGTATTTCACATCGATCATGTCGAGATTCTTCAGGTCGAAGTTTGCGTAGTCACGTTCATTCGACATCCGTATTGCGGGTTGGCCGTAGAGAAACACGAACGCTGTTGGCTTGTCCTTCTCGGCAATCTTGGAAAGCCGCACTGCCATCAGGTTTTTGAGCTTGTAGTTTTCTATGAACGCGTCGGAGACGAAGCATGAGGTGATCAGGCTGTCGTCTCCTCGCTTGAAATTCTTTTTGAATTTGATTCGGTAGCCATTATTGGCTTTCGTGCGGTCAACATACGCCCAGCCGTAGTAAATGATGGGGTGGTCAGGCAGGTCGTCCAGATCCTGCTCCCAGATGCATTTGAAGATGCTGGCGTAGGGCACGTCCTGCCCGGCGATGTTCAAACGCCGGAACTCGAGGGTCTCATCGGAACGGAATCGGATGTATCTGCTGACTACAGATCGAACCGAGTAAATGGGCCCGACTATGCCTGATTCCCCGAGCCTAGGGGTGTAGGGGCGGGTGCTTCTCGCACGCTTTTTCGCTATATGGACGTCCGCCCCAGGCTCGACCGAATGCTCGTCATAGTAGGAGGCAGGTCGCTCGAGCTTGAAGATGTCGACAATGGATTGATCAACTGTTCTGCGTTCCTGCCCATCCAGTTCCGCGGGCTCGAGCTCCAATTCGACAGGGGCGCCGTTGGCAATGCCACACGCTTCACTATGAGCCCCGTAGACCTTGAAGTGCGGAACGACCCTCATGTTCTGGACGTCTTTGTCCAGATTCGCGCAGGTAACTTGGGCGGAGCAGTCAGCAGCCGGACATACGAATGCGCGCTTGTTAGTAATCACCCCAGACCAGTAGAGATCGTAGGCGCGATCAGGGTCAACAAAATCCTCAGCCTCAATGCTGTAGGCCACATCCAATGACATAGTTCATCAAGTCCTTTTGAGCAGTCTGAAAAGTGGTCGCTAGTATCGGCCATTGCCTCGGTCGTGAACCAGCGTCTTGATACGTGACCATAGTCTAATGAACTCGGCAGGGACGTGGGCGGGTATAGGGCCATCGGTGGGGCCGATGTCGAGGTATGCCACATTCAATACGCCGGCTCGGATCTCTTTCACTGGATTTCCTCCTATAAGTCATATCCGAATGGATGGAACGATATCCACGCCTGACTACGCGCAGATCGACCAGTTCTCAACATAGACATCGCGCTTGCAGTAGCTATCCGGTGCCGATCAAATCACAGGGCTTGGCTAGGACGACACAACCCTGTGGTTTCTCCGCGTTGTGGTGGCGGCATCGCAATCCCCTATATCCGAGACGCGTTTCTTCCAGTCTTGAAAGGATTTGTTATCAGTGCTGCAGACGTCGTGCCGGCGATTTAAGTCTCGGGTAGAATTGCGGTGTTTTGAGTAATCCCTACGGGCGTTGCTTGACCCACTCGGCCCGCGATCACTGCCAAGGATGAACATGCGTACGACTGCAGACCTCAAGCTGGCCGTTGCGATTCTGGTTCAGAATATCTCGACAACCAATTCGCACCATAGGGTTGTTAGCTCTACTCTTGTGTTTACCGCGTGGCGCAGATCGCCAGCAGGGGAGTTCGCCAGTTTTCTTAGACAGGCCTTGCGCCGACCTGCTGCGCAAGCTCGTTTCGATGTCATCCGTAGCGAAAGCAGCAAAATCGATCTGCTGGATGCGTCTACTGACCTGAAAAACAAGCTTGACACCCTTTCTGTCGAAAATGCATCAGTCAAAGAGCTAGTGAAGCAAGCCAATTTCCGTAGTGTGGTGCTGCACTCCACGACCCAGAAAGCACGTCAAGACCTAGCGCGGCGATCTACGAAATCCGGTCAAAGCAATGGAAGGCAGGTGGCGCGTGCTCCTGTAGTTGGAACCGTCGTTAATCCTAGGTCTAAGGCAGGAGGTGAGAAGCCGGTCAAATTTCCTGCTGAGAAGGTGACGAGAGTCTTCAGAGATGACTCGGCTTCGTCTCCGATAGGACACAAGGCCACAGTTCGATCGCCTGAACGATTAGCCTATAAGCAGCCTTCCGCCAAGCGCTCCGTGGAGGTCAATCAGCGGTTCACCACGCATAGGCTCCACTTTGGGACAGACCGGCTCTTGAACCTTAGTCCAGCGGGCGCCGCGACATTTGGTGATTCGCGAGGAGACGGTAAAGTGACCTACGGGGTAGCAAACGTCTCCATCCCCAGTGTGCACAAGGAAGGGGCTCTGGAGCGGCCTCGACGTAGTTTTTTGATTCTGTCGCGGTTAGAGGAAGATCCCAATAAACACATCGTCATTCATACTCTGACGCCACTGGAACTCAGTGACTGGTGTCGATGCGCGAGGCTTGAAGAGGGTGAGGGGCTGCTGTTCATCCATGGCTACAACGTCAGTTTCAACGAGGCAATCTGGCGTGCGGCACAGATCTGTCATGACCTGAAGTTCGTAGGGACAATGCTCTGTTACAGCTGGTCATCTAGCGGGAAGGTTCTGGATTACGCTGCTGACGAAGCCACCATTGATTGGTCTCAGGAGCACCTTCGTAAATTCTTGACTGAAGTCACGACCAACTTGGGGTTGAGCTGCCTTCATATCGTTGCGCACAGCATGGGTAATCGCGCGCTACTGGCGGTTCTAGAAAGCTGGCAAAATGAGCCTGGTCACACGCCCATCAACCAGATTGTGTTAGCTGCTCCCGACATCGATGCGGGTAGATTCAAGCAGATTTCAAAGGTCTTCAAAAAATATGAGCAGGTTACTTTGTATGCCTCTCAAGCTGACAAGGCAATTCTCGCTTCGACGAAGATCCACAAGCACAAACGCGCTGGCAACGCGGAGCCGCCTATCGTTCTAGATGGTTTGTCCACCATCGATGTGTCAGTGGCTGGTGCTGATATGTTTGGCTTAGGGCACAGCTACTTCGCGACATCAAAAACGGTCTTTCGCGATCTTTATTACATCATCAAGCAACGTTTCACCCCTGAGCTACGAGCTGGAATTACGTTGGACGAATTGGGTTACTACAAGCTCAGTTAACCGGCCAAGGTTTTTTGTCACGCCTGTATCGTGTCATACCAAGAAATGCTGAGCTCTGGTCTGTTCATTGGCATCAGGGCCAGGAGACGCAATCGCGGAGCCCTAGCCCTCGACCCAATCCGCACGGCGTTAAAACCTTGCCGCCACCAACTGCGTTACGGGTGCAGATTCTCGGTAAGGAAGGGAGCGGGCGCCTTGCGGTAATATACGGACATGATCGCCAGTCAGTCATGGAGCGGCAAATGAGCATCGATTTGTACCAACGGCAGGTAGCTACCTGCCAGAAGAACATCGCCAAACTACAGGCTGACAAGGGGAAGGCAGCCGCCAAGGCGGCTGATGCCCAGAAGAAACAGGGTGACGCACTCGCCGCGGCCAGGCGCACCACTAGCCAGCCTACAATCAAGGCAAAGCATCGGGACGCTGACCGCTACAGCAGCGACCATGCCAAGGCTATGGCTGAGATTGCGAAACTCGACAGCAAGATTGCCAGCGAGCAGAAAAAGCAACTCGACTCCCAGCACCGGCTTGACCAAGAGGTTGCCAAGCAGCGAAAGAAGCATCTCGCTGGTCAGAAAAAAAGTGAAGCCGAGTCTAAGAAGCAAGCCATCGCTCAAAAGCGCGAGGATCAGGCCCACGAGCTTAGAATGCGTAAGGTAGACGCGGGGCTTGCCCGGCACGAGATCCTGCATGCTCAGACCGCTCTGCAGCTGCAGATACTTCAGGCTTTGCCCGAGCGGATCACTGTACTGTTTTTCTCGGCTGACCCTGGGCGCAGTACCTCCAGCGCGTTGGCGCTCGATGAAGAGGTCAGGCTCATCGAGCGAAATATCAGGCTCTCCAAGCATCGAGACGCCATCGATTTCCAGACCCGCTGGGCTGTACGACCCTCTGACATACTCCAGGCGATCAACGAGCTTGAGCCTACCGTCGTTCACTTCAGCGGGCACGGCACCAGTGACGACGAATTGGTATTGCTCGACGAGTTAGGAGAGCCGAAGCTGATTCGCAAGGAGGCTATCGTACGGGCGATCTCGACCCACAACAATTCGATAAAGCTCGTGTTTTTTAACAGCTGCTTTTCGTACAACCAAGCAGAGGCGTGTGCCGGTAACATCAGCGCGGCAGTAGGAATGAACAAGGCAATTGGGGATCTGGCGGCGAGAGTATTCGCCGCCCAGTTTTACTCTGGCATCGGCTTTGGTCTCTCGATACCTAAAGCCTTTGCCCAAGCGCAAGCAGCCTTGATGATGGAGGATATGGATCAAGGCGATATCCCGGAGCTTTATCAGGGCACCACTTGCACAGAGGGAGACCTGACGCTGGTCAGGCCCCCAGCGAGTCCAGGCAACTGAGTCTTGCACCATTCAGAATGCCGGTCTAACCGCCGACCGGCCTGGGCGTGTTAGGGGCGAGACCTTGTTCGCTACAGATTCAGAGGCTCTTTAGTTTTTTGATAGGCCTTTGCAGCGGCCGATTGTTGCCGCTGTGAAAGCCTCGTCCACTTGGAAGCTCGAATCTCGACGACGTAGCCAAGAAGGAGAGATTGATTGCGGTTGCGCAAAACGCAGCAGCATTAAGATCAAATTGCAGGTGTCCGTTCCGGGCGCCATGACTAGGATCAAAGGACAACTCTGTGGTACTCGCGCGATCGATGTACGTTCCTGACGCACCTGCTGGTGCGTTGCGGATTAGATCAGGATGCCCCCAAGCGCCCGGGAGAAGCATTTGCAGCCAGGCCGCCAAACGATGCGCCCGCATCGACATAACGAAGCGCCGACTTCATATCCTTCCATCCCACATAGGTCATCAGCCCTTTGATGTCCCATCCATTGGCAGACGCCCAGGTTGCGAAGCCCCGTCGCATCGAGTGGGCGCTGTACAGCTCTTCAGGCAGCCCGGCTTCCTTGAAGATCCGTCGCAACATCGGAATCAGGCTGTGTGGTTGGATGGCCTTGTCCGCAAGATTTCCCCAGCGATCCAGACGGCGGAAGACAGGGCCCTTCGCGAGACCTGCAACGGTAATCCAGTTGATATAGGCCTCGACCGGACACAGCATCGTCAGCGCCGGCGTTTGAAAGGTTGTCCCTTCGTGCAGGCGGTCACCCTTGGTGTGCGGCAGGAAGAACGTGATGCCTTCACCGCTATAGGCTTTGGTGTTTTCCACTGTAAGTCTGGCCAACTCATCCCCGCGGAATCCCCGCCAGAATCCGATCAGCACCATTGCCACCGAGCGACGGTGGCGCAGGAGCGTCTTGTAGTCACCGCGGTCGAGCGCGGCGGCGGCTTCTGCCTCCAACCATTTCACGGCTTGTTCGAGATGCGTGAGTAGGAGGGGCGCGGCCTGCTTGGCCTGGGCGGGATGCACGACACGGATGCCCTTAATCATCTGGCGCACGTTAGGCGTCTTGGTCGGGTCTGGGAATCCTTGGGTGATGTGCCACTGCGCTAGCGCGGCCAACCGCGCAGGAGAATTTTTGTCCGATTAACTTTCGTCAATCGCCCAGAGTACAGGAGCATCTTTGATATTTGAGCGAGAATAAGTTCATTGGGAACAAGCATTTGCGCTGGGGCCAATATGGCTGAGTTCCGTTTTCCAATTTACTTTCGTCACGCAGCACACCAGGGAGAGATTTGGTCGCAGGCGGTGGGCACCAAAAATCAGGGGCTACAGAGCGGTTTTTTCCAATTTAGTACTGACAGAAAAGGCGTAGCCGGGTTGAGATAGTACGTCAGTTGTGCAACCTAACTGGTTGGCGTGGAATGCTTTCCGATTAAGTCGTCCACGTTTCCGATTAATCAATGGGGGTCACATTTGGTTTTAGGCAATTGCCGCTCTGCAAGGGCGCATTGCGTAATACATGATTTAACATAATATACATTACACGTAACAAGATGTTGCGAGATCAGCCCGGTTGCACAGTGGATTTCAACCTGCAGAATCGCCCTGAATCCGGTCCACTGCTTTTCCTTGAATTCGACGGCGCTCAACGCTCATCACGCGTCAGCTTTTCAATCAGCGTTCGATGCTGTGGAAATTGCAGCGTAAGTTTCTGCCGATCACCCATTTCCATATCGGCAAAATCAAACCCTGGCGAAACGGCTTCGCTGATCAGCCCAAATCCGTTTTCGCCTTCGAGCAACCGCGAAGCTTTCCATATTCCACCCGGTACGTGTAATTGCAAAAGCTGTCCTGCCAGAATGTCGGTGCCCATCACCAATGTCTGCAATGAGCCGTTAGCATGAATCAGGCTGTACTCAATGGCGTCGCCCAGGTGGAAATAATGCAGGATGTCGGATCGATTGAAATGAAACTGGCCCACCGGTGATTGCTGATCCAGCAGATAGTAAATCGAGGTCATCAGATACCGTGGGCCGCTGGGGGTTTCGAGTGGGTCGCGATGATCGGCCTGATAGGTTCTACGGAAATAGCCACCTTCGAGATGAGGCTGCAGATCCAGCGTTTTAATAATGTCTCCAGCTTTGGCTTCACGCATGATCACGATCTCTTCTCCGTCGAAATTGATGCCATTTTACGTTAACTCGACTAAACGACCATTTAGTGTAGTTAAACGTGAGCCGCATACTTTCCAGTAAATATAGGGCCACGCTCGCGCCACTGCTTTTGAAATTCGCTACGTCGGTGGTATCGCCAGGCAATCATGACGGAGTCGCCCTACCCTCAACGCAAAACCTCCCCCCGATCGGCTTCTTCGTGGGCACCTTTTTTCAATTACTGCCGGACCAAGGCAACTCGATGACTATTGCGCCGGTACTCCCTCGATCAGGTAGACATCCGTTCTGGCTGAACGCTGGCGGACTTTCCTCAGTTCCGTGTATTCCACTGAGTTGTACCAAGCCTGGGCTTTTTCGACGCTGGCGAACTCGATGACAACACGGCGTCGCTTTGGCGCTTCACCTTCAAGCGAGATGGTCTTTCCGCCGCGCACGATGAAATGTCCGCCATAGGGTTTGAAGGTTGATTCGACCTGTGCACTGTAAGGCTTCATCCCCTCGGGATCGGTTACTTCAAACTCGGCGACATAGTAGGCCGGTGCTGCTGCCGCGTGGTCGTCCGAAGCCATCACGCGACAACTGCCCGCCGCAAAAAACGCCAGTCCCGCCATTGCAATTACCATCACTTTTAAATTTTTCATCACTTTGCTCCATTGAAAAACCAGCTTGCCCAGCGCGCAAATCTCTTTCGAACCAGCTGATTACGGGCCAGGCCGGGGGCTAAGTTCGATTGGTGTGGATTCAATCAAGCGTTTCGACACAATCATCGACTGCGTGGTAACGGCGTACTTTTTGAAGTGCGGCGATTCGATATGGCTTCGGTATGCCGAGTCGCTGGCGTAGATTTCGAAGAAATGAAACCAGTTTGGGCGGTCGACTTCGGCGACAGCGTAGATTGATATGACGCCCGGCTCTGTTCGAGTCGACTCTGTGATCTCCTCCTTGACTGCGGCTTGATAGGCCGCAACCTGTGCAGGATCGATTTCGAGTTGCGCGATGCGCACAACCAAGCCATTTTCCTCGGCGGCCAGGGCTTGTCCTGCCAGTAATCCAGCCAATGCGATCACTCCTAAAAAACGTTTACCTTTCATGTTTCCCCTCCTTCACTGCGGCAGCGCATACGCCACGACGTAATCACCCTTCTGCGTCGTGGCTGAATTACCGCCAGCGCTGACGACTAAATATTGTCGGCCACTTTTTGGCGAAACGTACGTCATCGGTGTTGCCTCGGCCCCGACAGGCAACCGCCCTTTCCACAGCTCTTTGCCGCTACGAACATCAAAAGCTCGGATGTAATAGTCCTGCGCTGCCGCGATAAATACCAATCCACTGGAGGTGGTAATTGGCCCACCGCGAGTTGGCATGCCGATCGGCATAGGAAGGTGAGTAGCGATTCCCGATGGGCCAGTTTGCTCGGTCGTTCCCAACGGCATAGACCAGGCGACCTTACGCGTCGCCAAATCAATCGCGCTGATCGTGCCGTATGGAGGCTCTTGGCAAGGGATTCCCAAGGGAGACAGAAAACGCCCCATCTCGATACCCCATGGTGTACCCGCTTGGGGAGCGTTGCCCTCATGGCCGCCACCTGTTGTGCCTGCGTCATCATAGGCTTTACGGGGAATCATCCGACTCCAGGTGGCAACTCTGGTGTCATTGACGATCATGTAACCCAGGTTCTCGGCAACGGAAACAGAACCCCAATTCATACCGCCTAACCAACTCGGATACTGCAGGGTCAGGCGTTCATTGGGTGGGGTGAACTCGCCTTCGTACCGCGCCTTGCGAAAGTCGATCCTGCAGATCAGTTGATCTAAAGGTGTCAGCCCCCACATGCGTTTTTCGCTGAGGGGTTCTGTACCCATGGCCGGCATTCCAACCGAATACGGTTGCGTGGGAGATAGACGATCATCTGCAACGCCTCCTTGCGGAACCTGGCGCTCTTCGACTTCAGCGATCGGCGTGCCGGTACGTCGATCCAGCATGAAGATCTGGCCGCGCTTGGTAGTTTGAATCAGCGCTGGTAGCGTTCCACCCTGACCGTCCGGCACTTCATACAGCGCTGGTTGCGACGGCACGTCGTAATCCCAAAGGTCATGATGCACTGTCTGGAAGTGCCAAAGCTCACGCCCAGTGGCAATATCCAGCGCTACGATTGATGAAGAATAACGATCATCCGCCGCAGTCCTGTGGCCGCCCCAAAAGTCGGGAGTGGCGTTGCCGGTTGGAAGATAGATCAGACCCAGTTCATCGTCGAACGCCGGGGTCGACCAGACATTGGGCGTTCCCGCTGTGTAGCTCTGGCCTTCTGGTGGTTCACGCAGGATGCCTGGATTGCCCAAATCCCACGCCCAAATGAGCTTGCCCGTATGGACGTCAAAGGCACGAACGACACCCGAGGGTTCACCCGTTTTCTGGTTATCCCACACCAGTCCCCCGACCACCACTAGATTGCGCACGACGGTTGGAGCTGCTGTCGGGAAGTAGAGGTTCTGATCAGGACTGCCCATCCCGCTACGCAGACTGACGCTGCCGTGATCTCCGAAATCGTCGCAGGTTTTTCCCGTTTGCGCGTCGACGGCAACAATTCGAGCGTCGACGGTCGTTGAAATGATCCGGCGCGAGCAGGCTGTTACGGGTATCTGAACGTCAACGGTTGAAACCTCGGTCGTGGCATCGTGATAACCCACTCCACGGCAGCGCGGATACACGTTGTTTGCCTGTACATTCGGGTTGTGGCGCCAGATCTCTTTCCCCGTATCAGCGTCCAGAGCGAATAACTGGCTCGACTGCGTACAGCCATAAAGCACGCCGTTAACGTGAAGCGGTGTGACAACGTGCCCTTCCCTGCCTTGCGGAATCTCTCCAGTGCGGTACGTCCAGGCAACTTTCAAATCAGATACGTTTTGCGGGTTGATCTGATCCAGCGCAGCGTGACGCGTACCTGACGGGGTGCGCCCGAAGTAACGCCAATCCGCAGCAGGTTCGACGAGGCCCACGGCCTTGCCAGCAACAGGGGCTGAAGTTCCTTCTGCAGTCTGGATGGGTTGCGGTTGCAGGGCTGCATAAAACGTAGCGCCTAAGGCAACGGCCACCACGGCGGCACCTGCGTAAGCGATTTTGCTGATCAAAGATTTGTCGCCATTGCGCAGCCACGGCATTGCCAGCAATACCAACAGCGCTAACACTGCCAGCGCTACCATGCGGGAAAACAGCGGCCAGAACGCGAAGCCAACGTCCCATACCGACCAGACGATGGAAGCAAGGAAAACTAAAAGGAAAACGACGGCCCCCGAAGCTCGACGGCGAACCAATTGCAAACCACCGAGCGTCATGCCGAGACCCGCAAGCGCGAAGTACCAGGAGCCGCCCAAGGTAATGAGATAGCTGCCGCCCGCTAACATGAATAACCCAGCCAGCAGGATGATGATGCCCAATGCAATCACCGTCATCATTCTTGCTTTGGATGGATTCGATTCCAACATGTAGCTCTTCCTTTGATGGGCGGGTGAACGTCAGGCATGGCTCGCAAAGGCCACGCGCTGCCAGTGGTTCAAGCATTGAAAAATCAGCGCACTGTTAAAGAGTCATTTCGCCGCACGATCACCGCATAACGAATCCGCCATCCACTGAAATGGACTGGCCTGTGACATAACTGGAGGCGCTACTGCTTAACCAGAGAACCGCGTCGGCGATCTCTTCCGGCTTGCCATGCCGCCCCATTGGCACCGCTCTGGTCATGCCCTCAAGCGCCTCGCCCTGCCCGGCCGCGACCATCTGATCGACCATCGGCGTCCAGATCAGCCCTGGGCAAACCGCGTTGACGCGAATATTCCGAGCTGCATATTCCAATGCTGCACTTTTGGTCAGCCCTATCACTCCATGCTTGGCAGCGTGGTAGTTGGCACGTTCGGCACCCCCGATCAGTCCGCCCAGAGACGAGCAGTTGACGATGGTGCCGCTACCTTGGCGGCGCATGTGCTCCAGCTCAAACTTCATGCAGCTCCAAACGCCGCGAAGGTTAACCGACATTACTTTGTCGTAATCCTCCACTGTGGCATCAGCGGTTTCTGCAAGAAGGTTCTGGATACCGGCATTATTGAAGGCAGCATCGAGGCGACCGAACGTTGCGATGACTTCTTGCACCATGGCTTCGACCTGGTCGATTTGCGCGACATCGCAGCGGATCCCGATGGCTCGATGACCGGCCTTCACCAAGGCCTCAGCGGCAGCATTGGCCGCGTCGCCATCGACATCGGCCAACGCGACGGCAGCGCCAGCCTGGGCGAATGCCTTGGCCGTTGCCAGCCCGATACCGGAGGCGGCGCCAGTAATCAGGGCGACTCTATTTTCAAATGCGAAGTTCATCGATTTTTCCTCTAATGCCAAGGCTGTTGAATCGGTTGCGAAAGGCGCAGGGCGAAGGCTGCACTCAGTGCGCATCCCAAGCCGCAAATGGCTACAACCCACCCCATGGGCCAAGGCGTACCATCAGCAAAAACGGCGACCAATGCCGAGCCCAAAATCCCCGATCCGTACTGCAATGCGCCGGCGAGTGCCGACGCCGACCCGGCAAATTCAGGGAGACAGTTGAGCGCACCAGTGATCGCGTTGGCCAGCACGAAACCGGTGGCCGATACGAATAGAAAACAGCCGCAGATCAAGAGCGGCAACCCCCCCCCAATCTGCCCACGTGGTACCAGCAATAACGCGGCGCACCGGCGGTAATGTCTCTGGCAACCAAAGCAAACTCGTCAGTGTCGCTCCACCCAATAGCACCAATGTCCAAAAGATCGCGTGCCACGACCACAGATGGAGAATCTGTCCACCCACTGTCGGCCCCGCGAGCGGTGCGATTGCCATGACTGTCATCAGCGTCGACATCTTCTGTGCGGCCCGCTGACCTTCATACAAATCCCGCACCATGGCGCGTGCAAGTACCACATTCGCACAAGCGCCAAATGCTTGAACCAGGCGCCAGGCGATCAGGGTTGTCCCGCTGGTCGAGAGTGCACAGCCAGCAGAACCGGCTATGAACAACAGGCAGCCAAGTGCTACGGGTAGTCTTCTGCCAAACCGGTCGCTGAACGGCCCCCAGAAAAGCTGCCCCACACTGAAGCCCGCCAGGTAACCGCTGATGGTCAACTCCATCGTGCCGCCGTCCGCATGCAGGTCGGCAGCCATCCCGGGCATCCCAGGCAAATAGAGATCCGTGGAGATGGATGCAAACGCGAGCAGCGCGCTGAGGATCAGCAGGATGCTCAAGCCGTGCTCTCGCTCGCCTTGCTGGCTGCCTTCGCCTAGACCCGGTTGCTTTGTCGTTGCAATGCTGGTCTGGCTCACCGGGCACTCCTTGTCCGTGAGAAACGCACAGTGGCCGTATGGGAGCGCTTGCTAACCTTCGAAGCTATGTACCGACTAGCGCTGTATTTGGTGCGGTAATACGCCCATGTTTTATCCAGAGCAGAGCCGCCGAGCAGTTTTAAAGCGACTATCGCCGAGCTGGATAAGCGTGTGGGGATCATCAATAAGCCTCCGTCAGGCGCCGTAGGAATCACAGCCAGTGAATGGGGCTGGTGAGGCCACCCACGCTAATCAAGGAGCAAGAAGATGAATATGGGGCAAATCCGGG
This region of Pseudomonas sp. R84 genomic DNA includes:
- a CDS encoding DUF1330 domain-containing protein, which gives rise to MKNLKVMVIAMAGLAFFAAGSCRVMASDDHAAAAPAYYVAEFEVTDPEGMKPYSAQVESTFKPYGGHFIVRGGKTISLEGEAPKRRRVVIEFASVEKAQAWYNSVEYTELRKVRQRSARTDVYLIEGVPAQ
- a CDS encoding tyrosine-type recombinase/integrase translates to MIKGIRVVHPAQAKQAAPLLLTHLEQAVKWLEAEAAAALDRGDYKTLLRHRRSVAMVLIGFWRGFRGDELARLTVENTKAYSGEGITFFLPHTKGDRLHEGTTFQTPALTMLCPVEAYINWITVAGLAKGPVFRRLDRWGNLADKAIQPHSLIPMLRRIFKEAGLPEELYSAHSMRRGFATWASANGWDIKGLMTYVGWKDMKSALRYVDAGASFGGLAANASPGRLGAS
- a CDS encoding cupin domain-containing protein, whose amino-acid sequence is MREAKAGDIIKTLDLQPHLEGGYFRRTYQADHRDPLETPSGPRYLMTSIYYLLDQQSPVGQFHFNRSDILHYFHLGDAIEYSLIHANGSLQTLVMGTDILAGQLLQLHVPGGIWKASRLLEGENGFGLISEAVSPGFDFADMEMGDRQKLTLQFPQHRTLIEKLTRDER
- a CDS encoding MFS transporter, whose translation is MSQTSIATTKQPGLGEGSQQGEREHGLSILLILSALLAFASISTDLYLPGMPGMAADLHADGGTMELTISGYLAGFSVGQLFWGPFSDRFGRRLPVALGCLLFIAGSAGCALSTSGTTLIAWRLVQAFGACANVVLARAMVRDLYEGQRAAQKMSTLMTVMAIAPLAGPTVGGQILHLWSWHAIFWTLVLLGGATLTSLLWLPETLPPVRRVIAGTTWADWGGVAALDLRLFSIRIGHRFRAGQRDHWCAQLSP
- a CDS encoding glucose 1-dehydrogenase, which produces MNFAFENRVALITGAASGIGLATAKAFAQAGAAVALADVDGDAANAAAEALVKAGHRAIGIRCDVAQIDQVEAMVQEVIATFGRLDAAFNNAGIQNLLAETADATVEDYDKVMSVNLRGVWSCMKFELEHMRRQGSGTIVNCSSLGGLIGGAERANYHAAKHGVIGLTKSAALEYAARNIRVNAVCPGLIWTPMVDQMVAAGQGEALEGMTRAVPMGRHGKPEEIADAVLWLSSSASSYVTGQSISVDGGFVMR
- a CDS encoding membrane-bound PQQ-dependent dehydrogenase, glucose/quinate/shikimate family; translation: MLESNPSKARMMTVIALGIIILLAGLFMLAGGSYLITLGGSWYFALAGLGMTLGGLQLVRRRASGAVVFLLVFLASIVWSVWDVGFAFWPLFSRMVALAVLALLVLLAMPWLRNGDKSLISKIAYAGAAVVAVALGATFYAALQPQPIQTAEGTSAPVAGKAVGLVEPAADWRYFGRTPSGTRHAALDQINPQNVSDLKVAWTYRTGEIPQGREGHVVTPLHVNGVLYGCTQSSQLFALDADTGKEIWRHNPNVQANNVYPRCRGVGYHDATTEVSTVDVQIPVTACSRRIISTTVDARIVAVDAQTGKTCDDFGDHGSVSLRSGMGSPDQNLYFPTAAPTVVRNLVVVGGLVWDNQKTGEPSGVVRAFDVHTGKLIWAWDLGNPGILREPPEGQSYTAGTPNVWSTPAFDDELGLIYLPTGNATPDFWGGHRTAADDRYSSSIVALDIATGRELWHFQTVHHDLWDYDVPSQPALYEVPDGQGGTLPALIQTTKRGQIFMLDRRTGTPIAEVEERQVPQGGVADDRLSPTQPYSVGMPAMGTEPLSEKRMWGLTPLDQLICRIDFRKARYEGEFTPPNERLTLQYPSWLGGMNWGSVSVAENLGYMIVNDTRVATWSRMIPRKAYDDAGTTGGGHEGNAPQAGTPWGIEMGRFLSPLGIPCQEPPYGTISAIDLATRKVAWSMPLGTTEQTGPSGIATHLPMPIGMPTRGGPITTSSGLVFIAAAQDYYIRAFDVRSGKELWKGRLPVGAEATPMTYVSPKSGRQYLVVSAGGNSATTQKGDYVVAYALPQ
- a CDS encoding CHAT domain-containing protein, yielding MSIDLYQRQVATCQKNIAKLQADKGKAAAKAADAQKKQGDALAAARRTTSQPTIKAKHRDADRYSSDHAKAMAEIAKLDSKIASEQKKQLDSQHRLDQEVAKQRKKHLAGQKKSEAESKKQAIAQKREDQAHELRMRKVDAGLARHEILHAQTALQLQILQALPERITVLFFSADPGRSTSSALALDEEVRLIERNIRLSKHRDAIDFQTRWAVRPSDILQAINELEPTVVHFSGHGTSDDELVLLDELGEPKLIRKEAIVRAISTHNNSIKLVFFNSCFSYNQAEACAGNISAAVGMNKAIGDLAARVFAAQFYSGIGFGLSIPKAFAQAQAALMMEDMDQGDIPELYQGTTCTEGDLTLVRPPASPGN
- a CDS encoding antibiotic biosynthesis monooxygenase; protein product: MKGKRFLGVIALAGLLAGQALAAEENGLVVRIAQLEIDPAQVAAYQAAVKEEITESTRTEPGVISIYAVAEVDRPNWFHFFEIYASDSAYRSHIESPHFKKYAVTTQSMIVSKRLIESTPIELSPRPGP
- a CDS encoding alpha/beta hydrolase, which produces MRTTADLKLAVAILVQNISTTNSHHRVVSSTLVFTAWRRSPAGEFASFLRQALRRPAAQARFDVIRSESSKIDLLDASTDLKNKLDTLSVENASVKELVKQANFRSVVLHSTTQKARQDLARRSTKSGQSNGRQVARAPVVGTVVNPRSKAGGEKPVKFPAEKVTRVFRDDSASSPIGHKATVRSPERLAYKQPSAKRSVEVNQRFTTHRLHFGTDRLLNLSPAGAATFGDSRGDGKVTYGVANVSIPSVHKEGALERPRRSFLILSRLEEDPNKHIVIHTLTPLELSDWCRCARLEEGEGLLFIHGYNVSFNEAIWRAAQICHDLKFVGTMLCYSWSSSGKVLDYAADEATIDWSQEHLRKFLTEVTTNLGLSCLHIVAHSMGNRALLAVLESWQNEPGHTPINQIVLAAPDIDAGRFKQISKVFKKYEQVTLYASQADKAILASTKIHKHKRAGNAEPPIVLDGLSTIDVSVAGADMFGLGHSYFATSKTVFRDLYYIIKQRFTPELRAGITLDELGYYKLS